The Vicia villosa cultivar HV-30 ecotype Madison, WI linkage group LG1, Vvil1.0, whole genome shotgun sequence genome includes a region encoding these proteins:
- the LOC131598540 gene encoding uncharacterized protein LOC131598540, with protein MDGTNRGEAERWLYTANKLLSARDLHGARSFAIRARESDPRFEATELLLAVIDTLLAGEVQIKEHLDYYAILQTLRYTQNIEYIAVQFRRLAVLLDPHRNPFAFAAHAFSLVHDAWSIFSNPHKKALYDEQLHFLTQPPPPQPIQPPQPPPPPQPIQPPPLPQQHIQPPPPSVQVNQNHDFQQRNNPNPGSFNKANLVAEERNSGPRPSRSNVDEPTRPKPAETAETEVGSFWTACPYCYAMFEYPNVYQECTLRCQNCRKGFHAVVVRSPPELGEDGSKFCSFGYIPLGFSGDFKDISGSSSEWNPVSTLFPCSMKGGSSKRGVYQREPVVYHDHDTCAAFAELSDETEDDTDDDDWWRGDDSKGRKKVRRRRKRRRTVGGSGGERGPVDTGRPKRGVQKGNASDGGGGENVDDGEAVDPASVPTKLINVEACKKAVLGGSRRRGAANLGKLDLNVEFSNEVEEAAAAAGVKERYVNGTGNPEDNIEGIGFFEGLDEFLNSLPILNGVADDKVKGH; from the coding sequence ATGGACGGAACCAACAGAGGCGAAGCAGAACGATGGCTCTACACAGCCAACAAGCTCCTCAGCGCGCGTGACCTACACGGCGCACGCTCATTCGCCATCCGCGCACGTGAATCCGACCCGCGATTCGAAGCCACCGAGCTTCTCTTAGCGGTTATCGACACTCTTCTAGCCGGCGAAGTTCAGATCAAAGAACATCTCGATTACTACGCCATTCTTCAAACTCTTCGTTACACTCAGAACATTGAGTACATCGCCGTTCAGTTCCGCCGTCTCGCCGTTCTCCTCGACCCTCACCGGAATCCGTTCGCTTTCGCTGCTCACGCTTTTTCTCTCGTTCATGATGCTTGGTCCATTTTCTCAAATCCGCATAAAAAGGCTTTGTATGATGAACAGCTTCATTTTCTTACTCAACCACCGCCACCACAACCTATTCAACCGCCACAGCCTCCACCGCCACCACAACCTATTCAACCACCGCCGTTACCACAACAACATATTCAACCTCCTCCTCCTTCAGTTCAGGTCAATCAGAATCATGACTTCCAACAAAGGAACAACCCTAACCCTGGGTCTTTCAACAAAGCTAACTTAGTTGCCGAGGAGCGAAACAGCGGGCCGAGGCCGAGTCGGAGCAATGTCGACGAGCCGACTAGGCCTAAGCCTGCTGAGACAGCTGAGACAGAAGTTGGAAGCTTCTGGACGGCGTGTCCTTACTGTTATGCGATGTTTGAGTATCCTAATGTTTATCAGGAGTGTACACTTCGGTGTCAGAATTGTAGGAAGGGGTTTCATGCGGTGGTGGTTAGGTCGCCACCGGAGTTGGGTGAAGATGGTAGTAAGTTTTGTAGCTTTGGGTATATTCCGTTAGGGTTTAGTGGGGATTTTAAGGATATTAGTGGGTCATCTTCGGAGTGGAACCCTGTTTCGACTTTGTTTCCTTGTAGTATGAAAGGTGGTTCTTCTAAGAGGGGGGTTTATCAAAGAGAGCCTGTTGTTTATCATGATCATGATACGTGTGCGGCTTTCGCGGAGCTTTCTGATGAAACTGAGGATGAtactgatgatgatgattggtggaGAGGGGATGATAGTAAAGGGAGGAAGAAGgtgaggaggaggaggaaaaGAAGAAGGACTGTTGGAGGTAGTGGTGGTGAAAGGGGGCCTGTTGATACTGGGAGGCCCAAGAGAGGCGTTCAGAAAGGTAATGCTAGCGATGGTGGTGGTGGCGAGAACGTGGATGATGGTGAGGCTGTTGATCCTGCTTCTGTGCCTACGAAGCTGATCAACGTTGAAGCTTGTAAGAAAGCTGTGTTGGGTGGTTCGAGGAGGAGGGGTGCTGCCAATTTGGGTAAATTGGACCTGAATGTGGAGTTTAGCAATGAGGTGGAAGAAGCTGCTGCTGCCGCCGGAGTGAAAGAACGGTATGTGAATGGGACAGGAAATCCTGAGGATAATATTGAAGGGATTGGGTTTTTTGAAGGGCTTGATGAGTTCCTTAATAGCTTACCAATTCTAAATGGTGTTGCAGATGATAAGGTTAAGGGTCATTAG